CCGCGTTCGAGCGCCCATGCCGATACGCCCACCCCCGCTGCGGCCCCCGTTCCCGCAGCGCAACGCATGCGCGTGCCCACGGCGCAACTGCGCCAGGACACCGCGCTGATGAACCTGCTGCGCGACGCGGTGAACGCGATGCAAGACGAATCGGGCTGGGCCAAGGTGAGCGCGGTCGGCACCCAGATCAGCAACAAGGCCAGTTTCGATCCGCGCAACTACGGCTACGCCACCCTGAGCAAGCTGCTGGTGGCCATCGGCGCGTTCGACTTCCGCGACGAGGGGACGTCCCGCGTCAGCGTGCGCGACAAGCGCCACGGCTCTTGAGTGCGAGCGCCCCGCGCTGCCCGCGGCCGGGCAAGCGCAGGCGCTGCAAGGAAAGCGCAGCAGCCCCGCGCAACTGCCGGAAGGGGCGTCTTTTCGGCTAAAATGCGCGCCTTCGGTGGTATAGCTCAGTTGGTTAGAGCGCAGCATTCATAATGCTGATGTCCCAGGTTCAAGTCCCGGTACCACCACCAAACAAGGGGTTTACAAAGCCCCACGACACCTCAAAACCCGCTCCTGTCACAGGGAAGCGGGTTTTCTTTGCTCCGATTCGTGCTCCCGAAGAATGCCACTACAGGGTGGACGGCAGTTGAATCAAGCCCGGCGATGGCGCTCTGGCCGTGAATTCCCAAGCCCCTGCGAAAGCGCATGAAGGCCGAGGGCAGTCACCATGCGCAACCCCGAGTCAGTGCCAGGCGCAACCTCGGCCTTCACGCGCAATGGGCGACAATGCCCCTCACGAAGCCATTTTGCAAGGATTCCATCGACATGTAGCACCCGTCCAGGCCAAGAAGTTGATCACCGTCACTGCGATGGCAGTGGTGCGTCCGTGATTTGCCGCAAGCAGTCGTGACTGCCCGGGCAAGCGCGGCGCGTACTGCTGGCGACAGGCAAGGCATTTGCGCGCCTGCTCGCATCGCACGACACGGTTCTTTCTTGACCTGTACAAAGGACTGCAACATGTCGAAAGCACAATTCATCGAATCCACCTCGTCTGACCCCGCGGAGCGGGCCATCGCTCGCAAGGTCACGGGGATACTCAACGACACAAGGTTGGACCGGGAGCAACGGCAAGCGCTCGTGAAGCGCGCGCAACGCGAGCTCACCGAGTACCGTCTGCGCAAGGCAAGCCAGGCGCAACTGGTCAGCCAGGCAAGCAGCGCGAAGCTGCCGGTTGGCTACCAGGCACGTGGCGCACGGGTCGCCAACGGGCGAGTGGAAGTCGCAGCCTTCAAGCGCAATGGCGGTTTCGTCTGGCTGGACGCGGGAGAGGCTCCGCAAGGAGCGGCACGCCATCAAATACTGACTCTGCCGGGCAAGGCCGCGAGCGGCAAACAGATGCCGATCAAGTAGCCATCAACTTCGCGCCTCGGGAGCAAGGTTGCAGTGGTGTCTTGCCTGGCTTCTGCAGCGCGCCGGACGCTCGCTTCGGACTTGGGTGCATACGGCGTCGCGCTTTTGCAAGACGGCCGCATCCAGCCACCGGGCGGTGCTGCCCGGTTCAATATCCGCCAAACAGCGCGTCCAGCGCATTGGCGATCAGCCCGGCCTGTGCCCGCAGGTTGGCCACGGGTTTTTTCAGGGCGGACAGGGGCAGCGCGCCCAGAGCGGCCGCGTCGAGGATGACGGCGGTGCCTTCGACTTCCAGCGCAGGATTGAGGTCGCGCAGCGGCAGCGGCACGCGGCGCGCGCTGCGCAGAGGGATGACGACGCGTGTCTGCAAGCCGCTGATGTACTCGTTTTGCACGTCCAGCAGAAACGGCGTGGTGGCGCGCAGCGCTGCGTCGGGATGCCGGTACACGTCAAAGCGCGCCATGGCTCAGAAGCTGCGGTACTGCGCCAGCGGCAGGCCCTCGCTGTCGATGCGGGCGTTGTAGGCGGCGATGGCCTCCTGGTTGGCGCTGTTCCAGCGTTCCCAATAGCGGCGCTGAACTTCGGCGGCCAGAAGTTCATCGACCGTTTGGGAGAGGTTCATGCCCATCTCCCGCGCCGCTTCCAGCACTTTGCTGTTGAGCGAAAGGTTGGTGGATTTCTTGGGCGCGTTGTCGAAGCGGAGCATGGCGGCATTCCCATCACGATGAATGCGCATATTTTATGCGCATCAACCTCGCGGGCCTGCCGTCACGGCCTCAATTGGCCAGCCGCACCATTCCCGCCGCCGCCGTCTGGTGGCTTGCGTCGTCGATCAGGATGAAGGCGCCGGTGCTCTGCTGTTTGTCGTAGTCGTCCAGCGCCAGCGCGTCGCGCGTGCGCAGACGCACGCGGCCGATGTCGTTGCTGGCGAGCGGCCCGTCGTGGGGCACGGTGCGCAGTTCGCTGATGTCGCGCTTGCTGGTCACCGCCGTGATGCGCGCCTGGGTGAGGCGCGCGCCTTGCTTGAGCCAGTACCAGCGCGCGGGGTTGAGCGCCTGGCGGTCCAGCCAGCACAGGTCGGCTTCGAACTCGCGTGCTACCCGGGGTGAGTTGGCCCCCGTTACCAGCAGGTCGCCGCGCGAGACGTCGATCTCGCGGTCCAGCACCACGGTGACGCTGTCGCCCGCGGCGGCGATCTGCAGCGCCTGCTCGCCCAGCTGGATGGCTTGCACCTGGGCGGTTTCGCCGCTGGGCAGCACCGTCACCACGTCGCCTGCGCGCAGCGGGCCGCCTTGCACCTGGCCGGCATAGCCGCGAAAGGCGTGGGTGGTGCTGCCTTCGTGGCGTATCACCCATTGCACGAAGAGGCGGCTGCCTTGCTCTGCGGCGGCGTCCCTGTCCAGCGGCAGGGATTCCAGCAGCGCCAGCAGCGGCTGGCCCGCGTACCAGGGCATGTGCGGGCTGGGCTGCACCACGTTGTCGCCCGTCAGCGCCGACAGCGGCACGCAATGCGGCGTGTCCATGCCCAGCCGCTGGGCAAGCTGCTCGACCGCCGTGCGGATGCGCTGGTACACCGCCGGGTCCCACTGCACCTGATCCATCTTGTTGATCGCGATGACGACGTGGCGCAGGCCCAGCAGTTGGGCCAGGGTGGCGTGGCGCTTGGTCTGGGGCAGCAGCTCGCCGCCCTGGGCGCGCGCGGCGTCGATCAGGAGGACGGCGGCGTCCGCCGTGGAGGCGCCGGTGACCATGTTGCGCGTGTACTGCTCGTGTCCGGGGGCGTCGGCGATGATGAACTTGCGCGCCGGGGTGGCGAAGTAGCGGTAGGCGACGTCGATCGTGATGCCTTGTTCGCGCTCGGCTTCGAGGCCGTCGGTGAGCAGCGCCAGATCGAGCGCATCGGCCGGCGCGCGCGAATAGCGCGAGCCCGAGATCGCGCTGAGCTGGTCGGCGAACACGCCCTTGCTGTCGAGCAGCAGGCGGCCGATCAGCGTGGATTTGCCGTCGTCGACAGAACCGGCGGTGACCAGGCGCAGCACGCCCTTGTTGCGCGCTTCGGGCCAGAGATCATTGATGGCATTCATCAGAAGTACCCCATTTTCTTGCGCCGTTCCATCGACGCCTCGTTGAGCTTGTCGTCCATGCGTGTGGCGCCGCGTTCGGTGATCGTGGTCACTGCCGTCTCGGCAATGATGTCGGCGGGCGTGGCGGCGTCGGACTGCACCGGGCAGGTGCAGGACACGTCGCCCACGGTGCGAAAGCGCACGCGCACTTCTTCCACTACCTCGCCCTCGCGCGCCGGGGTGAGTGGCGTGACCGGGGCGAGCAAGCCCTTGCGGCGCACGACGGAGCGCACGTGGCTGTAGTAGATGCTGGGCAGGGCGAGCTCTTCGCGGGCGATGTACTGCCAGATGTCGAGCTCGGTCCAGTTGGAGATGGGGAAGACGCGGATGTTTTCGCCCGGGTGTACGCGGGTGTTGTAGAGGTTCCAGAGCTCGGGGCGCTGGTTCTTCGGGTCCCACTGGCCGAATTCGTCGCGAAACGAGCAGATGCGCTCCTTGGCGCGGGCCTTTTCTTCATCGCGGCGCGCGCCGCCAATGCAGGCGTCGAAGGCAAACTCGGCGATGGCTTCGAGCAGCGTCGTGGCCTGGGCGGCGTTGCGCGAGTCGTTTTCGTGGCGCAGCACCACGCTGCCGCGGGCAATGGAGTCTTGCACGCTGCGCACGATCAGCCGTTCGCCCAGCTCCTGCGCGCGCTGGTCACGAAAGGCGATGACTTCGGGGAAGTTGTGCCCGGTGTCCACATGCAGCAGCGGGAAGGGGAATTTGGCCGGACGAAAGGCTTTTTCCGCCAGGCGCAGCAGCACGCAGGAATCCTTGCCGCCGGAAAACAGCAGCACCGGCCGCTCGCACTCGGCGGCAACCTCGCGCAGGATGTGGATGGACTCGGATTCCAGCCAATCCAGATGGGTACGTTGGGGGGCGGTGATGGCAGTCATGGCTTCAGGCGGCGGGGGGCGGGTCGGCGGGTTCAAGAGGGCTGGCGGCGTTGGCCGCGGTGTGCAGGCCGCATTCGGCGTTGTTTCTCTGCTCCCACCACCAGCGGCCGGCGCGGATGTCTTCGCCGGGGCGTATCGCGCGCGTGCAGCATTCGCAACCGATAGAGGCGTAGCCCCGGTCGTGCAGCGGGTTGTAGGGAATGTCCAGCGCGCGCACCACGGCCCAGACTTCGTCGGTGTGCCAACTGGCCAGCGGGTTGTATTTGTGCAGGCCGAAGGCTTCGTCCCACTGCGCTTCGGGCAGCTCGGCGCGCGTGCTGGACTGCTCGCGCCGCTGGCCGGTGATCCAGGCGCTGTGGCCCGCAAGCACGCGGCGCAGCGGCTGCACTTTGCGGATGTCGCAGCACAGCTTGCGCAGCTCCACGCTCTCATAAAAGGCGTTCAGGCCGTGGGTTTGCACGTAGTTGCGCACCGCCTCCGGCTCGGGGTGCAGCACTTGGACGGTGATGCCGTAGCGCTGCTCGATGGTGCCGACCATGGCCAGCGTTTCCTTGTGCAGGCGGCCGGTGTCCAGCATGAAGACGCCCAGGCGCGTGGGCACTTGCATCAGCGCGTGAATCAGCAGCGTGTCTTCCACGCCCATGGAGGAGGCGAGCAGTGCGTCCGGGTGTTCCTCGGCGATGCCTTGCAGCAGGGCAAGCAAGGCGTTCCAGCGCTGCGCCAAGGGTGTGGTCAAGGTGTTGGCCATGAAGCTGTCCTTTCTATGCGGCGAGCAGCGCGCCGTCTTCGGGCGCGCGGGTCGCGCCAGCGCGTGCTGGCGATGTCAGGGTCTGGCCAAACCACGCGAGCTCTTGCCCCAGCGCGGCGACCTCGCCGACGATGAGCAGCGCGGGCGAGGCGATGGCGTGCGCGCGGGCCTCATCGAGCACGGTGGCCAGCGTGGCGTGCAGCGTGCGCTGTTCGGGGCGCGAGCCGTTTTCCACAATGGCGCAGGCGGTGTCTGCGGGCAGATCGCGCAGCAGTTGGGCGCGCAGCGTGCCCAGGCGCTCCACGCCCATGTAATAGACCCGTGTGTGGCCGCTTTCGGTGCGGGCCGCTTCGGCATCGGCGCTGCGGTGCGCAGTGGCCAGCGTGAGCCGGTCGGCCAGGCCGCGGTGCGTGAGCGGGATGCCCGCATAGGCACCGCAGGCGAGCGCCGCGGTGATGCCGGGCACCACTTCGCAGGCGATGCCGTGTGCACGCAGCGCCAGAAGTTCTTCGCCGCCGCGCCCATAGACCAGCGGGTCGCCGCCCTTGAGCCGCACCACGGTGAGGCCCTGGCGGGCGTGCTCCAGCATCAGCGCGTGGATGCGCCGCTGCGTGGCTTCGTGGTCTTCGCCGGGGGTCTTGCCCACGCTGATGCGCAAGGCGTCGCGCCGGGCCAGTTGCAGGACTTCGTCGCTCACCAGGCGGTCGTGCAGGATGACGTCGGCCTCGTTGAGCGCGCGCAGGCCGCGCAGGGTCAAAAGCCCCGGGTCGCCCGGCCCGGCGCCGACCAGCAGCACCTTGCCTGGCACCGGCGATTCGCCCTCGTTCAGGGCTTGCGCGAGCAGAGCTTCAGCGCGTTCGGGCTGCGCGGCGCGCAGCGCATCGTGCACCGGGCCATCGAGCAGCCAGTGGTAAAAGCGCCGACGCGCGGCAAGCTGCGGGCGGGTACGGCGGATGGCGGCGCGCCGGCGCCGGGCGAGGGCCGTGAGTGCACCAATCGAGGGCGCGACCAGCGCTTCGATGCGCTCGCGCAGGCGCCGCGCAATCACCGGGGCGGCGCCGCCCGAGGAGATGGCGATGGTGATGGGGGCGCGGTCCACGATGGCGGGCACCTGCGCGCTGGAGCGTGCGGCGTCGTCGACCACGTTGCACCACAGGTGGCGCTCGGCGGCGGCAACGGCTACCGCGTGGTTCAGCGCCTCGTCGTCGGTGGCGGCGATCACCAGCCACATGCCGTTGAGCCAGCGCGGCTCGAAGGTGCTGAGGTGCAGATCGATCTCGCCACGCTCGGCCTGCGCCTGCACGCTGGGGTGTGCGGCTTTGGCTACCACGGT
The DNA window shown above is from Comamonas sp. NLF-1-9 and carries:
- a CDS encoding CcdB family protein, whose amino-acid sequence is MARFDVYRHPDAALRATTPFLLDVQNEYISGLQTRVVIPLRSARRVPLPLRDLNPALEVEGTAVILDAAALGALPLSALKKPVANLRAQAGLIANALDALFGGY
- a CDS encoding type II toxin-antitoxin system CcdA family antitoxin; this encodes MLRFDNAPKKSTNLSLNSKVLEAAREMGMNLSQTVDELLAAEVQRRYWERWNSANQEAIAAYNARIDSEGLPLAQYRSF
- a CDS encoding sulfate adenylyltransferase subunit 1, yielding MNAINDLWPEARNKGVLRLVTAGSVDDGKSTLIGRLLLDSKGVFADQLSAISGSRYSRAPADALDLALLTDGLEAEREQGITIDVAYRYFATPARKFIIADAPGHEQYTRNMVTGASTADAAVLLIDAARAQGGELLPQTKRHATLAQLLGLRHVVIAINKMDQVQWDPAVYQRIRTAVEQLAQRLGMDTPHCVPLSALTGDNVVQPSPHMPWYAGQPLLALLESLPLDRDAAAEQGSRLFVQWVIRHEGSTTHAFRGYAGQVQGGPLRAGDVVTVLPSGETAQVQAIQLGEQALQIAAAGDSVTVVLDREIDVSRGDLLVTGANSPRVAREFEADLCWLDRQALNPARWYWLKQGARLTQARITAVTSKRDISELRTVPHDGPLASNDIGRVRLRTRDALALDDYDKQQSTGAFILIDDASHQTAAAGMVRLAN
- the cysD gene encoding sulfate adenylyltransferase subunit CysD codes for the protein MTAITAPQRTHLDWLESESIHILREVAAECERPVLLFSGGKDSCVLLRLAEKAFRPAKFPFPLLHVDTGHNFPEVIAFRDQRAQELGERLIVRSVQDSIARGSVVLRHENDSRNAAQATTLLEAIAEFAFDACIGGARRDEEKARAKERICSFRDEFGQWDPKNQRPELWNLYNTRVHPGENIRVFPISNWTELDIWQYIAREELALPSIYYSHVRSVVRRKGLLAPVTPLTPAREGEVVEEVRVRFRTVGDVSCTCPVQSDAATPADIIAETAVTTITERGATRMDDKLNEASMERRKKMGYF
- a CDS encoding phosphoadenylyl-sulfate reductase; this translates as MANTLTTPLAQRWNALLALLQGIAEEHPDALLASSMGVEDTLLIHALMQVPTRLGVFMLDTGRLHKETLAMVGTIEQRYGITVQVLHPEPEAVRNYVQTHGLNAFYESVELRKLCCDIRKVQPLRRVLAGHSAWITGQRREQSSTRAELPEAQWDEAFGLHKYNPLASWHTDEVWAVVRALDIPYNPLHDRGYASIGCECCTRAIRPGEDIRAGRWWWEQRNNAECGLHTAANAASPLEPADPPPAA
- the cysG gene encoding siroheme synthase CysG, coding for MEHFPLFLDLRGRRVLVVGAGLVAARKIALLRSAGARVTVVAKAAHPSVQAQAERGEIDLHLSTFEPRWLNGMWLVIAATDDEALNHAVAVAAAERHLWCNVVDDAARSSAQVPAIVDRAPITIAISSGGAAPVIARRLRERIEALVAPSIGALTALARRRRAAIRRTRPQLAARRRFYHWLLDGPVHDALRAAQPERAEALLAQALNEGESPVPGKVLLVGAGPGDPGLLTLRGLRALNEADVILHDRLVSDEVLQLARRDALRISVGKTPGEDHEATQRRIHALMLEHARQGLTVVRLKGGDPLVYGRGGEELLALRAHGIACEVVPGITAALACGAYAGIPLTHRGLADRLTLATAHRSADAEAARTESGHTRVYYMGVERLGTLRAQLLRDLPADTACAIVENGSRPEQRTLHATLATVLDEARAHAIASPALLIVGEVAALGQELAWFGQTLTSPARAGATRAPEDGALLAA